Proteins encoded within one genomic window of Rhodobacteraceae bacterium LMO-JJ12:
- a CDS encoding ABC transporter ATP-binding protein, which translates to MIELRNVCKTFVLKGRRQVVADDITAVFPDRKAVAILGRNGAGKSTLLKMLAGTLHPDSGEIVSTGHISWPVGFAGSFHPELSGLQNTRFIARVYGVDTEELADFVADFAELGQHFKLPIRSYSSGMKSRLAFGVSMGIKFDTYLVDEVTAVGDATFKKKSEALFTQRLSESSAVMVTHTMGQVRRLCNYVGVLHRGKLHFYDDVEEGIAFHQKIMDRNER; encoded by the coding sequence ATGATCGAGCTACGCAACGTCTGTAAAACCTTCGTGCTGAAAGGGCGGCGCCAAGTTGTGGCCGACGACATCACAGCCGTCTTTCCTGACCGCAAGGCAGTGGCCATCCTGGGCCGCAACGGGGCGGGGAAATCCACTCTTCTGAAAATGCTGGCTGGCACCTTGCACCCCGATTCAGGCGAAATTGTCTCGACCGGACATATCTCGTGGCCAGTGGGGTTTGCTGGCAGTTTCCATCCCGAGCTCAGCGGTTTGCAGAACACGCGTTTCATTGCCCGTGTCTATGGTGTCGATACCGAGGAATTGGCGGATTTTGTGGCCGATTTTGCCGAGTTGGGACAGCATTTTAAGCTGCCGATCCGCTCCTACTCATCGGGCATGAAGTCGCGACTGGCGTTCGGCGTTTCTATGGGGATCAAATTCGACACTTACCTGGTGGACGAGGTCACAGCCGTTGGCGATGCCACGTTCAAAAAGAAGAGCGAGGCACTGTTCACACAGCGTCTTAGCGAAAGCTCGGCGGTGATGGTGACGCATACGATGGGACAGGTGCGTCGGTTGTGCAATTACGTGGGCGTATTGCACAGGGGCAAGCTGCATTTCTATGACGATGTCGAAGAGGGCATCGCCTTTCACCAGAAAATCATGGACCGAAACGAAAGATAA
- a CDS encoding glycosyl transferase family 1 — MVIAVFRPDPAHLTAQLASLAAQRGCTLHLVAVIADIVSGPLVRETADALDLKLEMVPSDQELDAVRAFESGLTEVMAMIDAQQGAQPMPLIALCDQDDIWHPDRLATGIAALESSGAQLVHSDARLVAADGSTEIQRSMFRFERRQRRPGLRGLLYRNNITGMTVLMRADVVRMALPFPQQSGVHFYHDLWLGLIAQATGGVHLIETPLVDYRQHGGNVMGAIDRQGGWLRGLRRRRPDAMWIRREAASYALARYLAQSLHTRLLDMIDEGHLARNSMRTRSLWPYLRRGSGGVMHFIDMLRLAITGHFGLARIAAGFAVVSIGRSVWSLSQAFGPMRRSALDGFDARLYSLSPGMPPRMPRLSDPREEKPLDHTALVDLRKTPRWTPNFSASAPALTVLVPTLNPTEVFAGIVTAFDIGLGLAARGFRVRFICTDLPMSSPGASRAFLLRRLPSGVPIETAARVSLHCGIHSPTLSAHRGDVFLATAWWTAHIAQKLILEHRLEQSRFFYLVQDFEPNFYPWGSEFADAMASYDFDFEPIFNTTLLRNYFAAQSFGFANEDALAFHPSIDIARYADAPRPLRAAGPRRLALYGRPEVARNMYPSAIEALAGFVKAEGLGPQDIELVSIGLSHAPVELPGGLQLTSLGKLPWEEYPAYLRSVDVGLSLMYSPHPSHPPIEMAASGVRVVTNSFGPKNLSLLSPAIASVPASVPEITAALRRVWAMPPVLQADRRIDIDQLGLDQNTMLDRLSEKLAQTLSRHKDAA; from the coding sequence GTGGTCATCGCCGTATTCCGGCCCGATCCGGCCCATCTGACGGCGCAGCTGGCCTCGCTGGCGGCACAGCGCGGCTGCACATTGCATCTGGTAGCTGTTATCGCAGACATCGTGTCAGGACCTCTGGTGCGCGAAACAGCGGATGCGTTGGACCTCAAGCTCGAGATGGTTCCCAGCGATCAGGAGCTTGACGCTGTGCGTGCCTTCGAGTCCGGGCTGACCGAGGTCATGGCCATGATCGACGCGCAACAGGGTGCACAACCAATGCCGCTGATCGCACTTTGCGATCAAGATGACATTTGGCATCCTGACCGACTCGCTACTGGTATTGCCGCCCTAGAGAGCAGCGGCGCACAACTGGTGCACAGCGATGCGCGGTTGGTGGCAGCGGACGGCAGCACCGAAATCCAGCGATCAATGTTCCGTTTTGAACGTCGTCAGCGCCGACCGGGCCTGCGCGGGCTTCTGTATCGCAACAACATCACCGGCATGACGGTTCTGATGCGCGCTGATGTGGTGCGCATGGCCCTACCCTTCCCGCAGCAAAGCGGAGTGCATTTCTATCATGACCTGTGGCTTGGGCTGATTGCTCAGGCTACCGGTGGCGTGCATCTGATAGAAACGCCGCTGGTTGATTATCGTCAACACGGCGGCAATGTGATGGGGGCCATCGATCGCCAGGGGGGCTGGCTGCGCGGGTTGCGCCGCCGCCGTCCCGATGCAATGTGGATCCGCCGCGAAGCAGCCAGCTATGCTTTGGCACGCTATCTGGCGCAATCGCTGCACACCCGGCTGCTCGACATGATCGACGAGGGTCATCTGGCGCGTAACAGTATGCGCACCCGCTCACTCTGGCCCTATCTGCGTCGAGGCAGCGGCGGTGTCATGCACTTCATCGACATGCTGCGTCTGGCCATCACTGGCCATTTCGGGCTCGCCAGGATCGCCGCCGGTTTCGCTGTCGTCAGCATCGGGCGCTCGGTCTGGTCTCTGAGCCAGGCCTTTGGCCCCATGCGCCGCTCCGCACTCGACGGCTTTGATGCCCGGCTTTATTCGCTGTCGCCGGGGATGCCTCCCCGGATGCCCCGCCTGAGCGATCCTCGCGAAGAAAAGCCACTTGACCACACCGCGCTTGTTGATCTGCGCAAGACCCCGCGTTGGACCCCGAATTTCAGCGCGTCGGCACCGGCCCTGACGGTGCTTGTGCCCACCTTGAACCCGACCGAGGTCTTTGCCGGAATTGTCACCGCATTTGACATAGGGCTGGGGTTGGCCGCACGCGGTTTTCGGGTGCGCTTTATATGCACTGATCTGCCGATGTCCTCTCCCGGCGCCTCGCGCGCGTTCCTGTTGCGCCGCCTGCCATCCGGGGTCCCTATCGAGACCGCAGCGCGCGTAAGCCTGCATTGTGGCATCCATAGCCCCACCCTGTCCGCGCACCGCGGTGATGTTTTTCTCGCCACCGCATGGTGGACTGCTCACATCGCCCAGAAGCTGATCCTCGAACACCGCCTGGAACAAAGCCGCTTTTTCTATCTGGTTCAGGATTTCGAACCTAATTTTTATCCTTGGGGATCAGAATTCGCTGACGCCATGGCCAGCTATGATTTCGATTTTGAACCGATCTTCAATACTACCCTTCTGCGTAACTATTTCGCTGCACAGAGCTTTGGTTTTGCCAATGAGGACGCGCTGGCCTTTCATCCGTCCATCGACATTGCCCGTTATGCTGACGCCCCGCGCCCATTGCGCGCGGCAGGGCCACGGCGTCTGGCGCTCTATGGCCGACCCGAGGTAGCGCGCAACATGTACCCCAGCGCGATCGAGGCACTGGCTGGCTTTGTCAAAGCCGAAGGGCTTGGTCCGCAGGACATCGAGCTGGTCTCGATCGGCTTATCACATGCGCCGGTTGAACTGCCCGGCGGTCTGCAACTGACTAGTCTCGGCAAGCTGCCTTGGGAAGAATACCCGGCCTATCTGCGTAGTGTTGATGTCGGACTTTCACTGATGTATTCACCCCACCCCAGCCACCCACCGATTGAAATGGCGGCTTCGGGCGTGCGGGTCGTGACCAATAGTTTTGGGCCCAAAAATCTGTCTCTACTTAGCCCTGCCATCGCGTCGGTTCCCGCTTCCGTGCCTGAAATCACTGCCGCCCTTCGTCGGGTCTGGGCCATGCCGCCCGTGCTACAGGCAGACCGCAGGATCGACATCGACCAATTAGGGCTGGACCAGAACACCATGCTCGACCGGCTGTCCGAAAAGCTGGCACAAACGTTGTCACGACACAAGGATGCCGCATGA